A window of Nocardiopsis sp. Huas11 genomic DNA:
ATCGGGCTCTCCAGGTCGATCTCCGCGCCGATGTCGGCGTAGGTGGTCTCGCCGTGGTCGACGAGCCGGTTCACCACGCGCTCCGCCTCGTTGGCCGGGATCGCGAAGCCCAGGCCGATGTTGCCCGTGGACTCGCCCATGTACCCCGCCATGCTCACGATCATCGAGTTCACCCCGATGACCCGCCCCTCGGAGTCCACGAGCGGACCGCCCGAGTTGCCCGGGTTGATCGCCGCGTCGGTCTGGATGGCGTAGAACCGGCTGGCGTTGGGGCCCTCGCCGGAGCTGACCGGGCGGTCCACGGCGCTGATGATCCCCTGCGTGACGGTGCCCGCGTAGCCCAGCGGCGCGCCGATGGCGATGACCTCGTCGCCCACGAGCGCCAGGTCGGAGTCGCCGAACTCCAGCGCCTCGACGTCCTCCTTGGGGCTGTCGAGCGCCAGCACCGCGAGGTCCGAACTGGGGTCGGAGCCGACCACGGTGGCGTCGGACAGCGTGCCGTCGCTGTACTCGATGCGGATGCCGTCCTCCTGCAGCACGGAGGAGACGTGGTCGTTGGTGACGACGTGGTCGCCGCTGATGACGAACCCGGAACCGCCGCCGGCGATCCGGGAGTCCGCGCTCTGGATGGAGACCACGCTCGGGCTGACCCTCTGGGCCACGCCCGCGATGGAGTCGGGGTCGCGCTCGGGAGCCTCGGGCGGGGGTTCGTTGAGGTTGGCGCCCTCGTCCTCGGCCTCGGCCGCCGGTGCGGCCGGACGGGCGAGGTAGGAGCCCGCCACACCGCCGGCGCCGCCCGCGATGAGGGCGACGACGAGCAGGCCGGACAGCGCCATCCAGGCCGGGACGCCGCGGCGGCGGGGGGACGGCGCGGCATAGGACCCCGGAGGCTGACCGGGGTGCGCCCCGCCGGGACCGGGCGGCGGTCCGGGCGGGGGGCCGCCGGGACCGGACGGCTGGGGCTGCGGCAGCTGCGGCCCGGGGTGCGGTCCGCCGGCGCTCTGGTGTCCGGTCGGCCGGCCGTCCGCGCCCATCGCGGCGGAGGCGGTGCGGCCCTGGGACGCCTGCTGTCCCGTGGGCTGGTTCGTGGGCTGGTTCGTGGGCTGGTTCGTGTGGCCCGGAGGCGGCACGGGGGCGCCCGCGGTTCCCGGGGCGGGGAAGGAGCCCGTGTTCGGGGGCGCGGCGAAGCCCGGGGCCGCTCCGGTGGGCGGGCGACCCGCGGGCGGCACGGGCGGCCCGACGGGGTCCGGGGGTGTTCCACCCTGGGGTGGGGTCGCCCGACCGGGGTCGCCCCCGTGGTCCGGTCGACCGAAGTCCTCACTCAAGACCTGCTCCGTACATCGCTTGGCGTTCGGTCTACACGGCCCCCGGAGGGCTCAGACGAACCCCAGCCGGGACAGGCCGCGCTGCACTCTGGCCCAGAAGCCGGAACCCTTGGGTCCCGGCAACGCGCTCACCGCGGAGGAGGCCAGTCCCGCGGGGGCGTCGGCCAGCACCGTGTAGACGAATCCGTCCGCCTGCCACATGCTCTGGTACTGCCCGACCTCGCCGCCGAAGATCGTGTCATGTTGTGGTGAGACGCCGCTTCCCCCCTCCCCGGTTCCGACATATCCGTTGTGGAGCGATGTCGGGTGTTCCGTCCCCAGCTTCCCACGTTGGGCGAAAACCGAGACCTGGGCCAGTCCGTCGGAGTAGACCAGGTGCACCACCCGCCGGCGGCCGTGCTCGGTGGAGCGGGCGTCCATCAGGCGCAGGTCCCACGTCAGGTACTCCGGCAGGACCCAGCCCCGGCCGCGCAGCTCCTCGCGCTCGTCGCCGGTCAGCGCGTCGCCCCAGGGCGCGCCGCCGACCGCGCCGGCCGGCCAGTGGCCCTCGCCGAACTCGATCGCGCTCAGCCGGGTGCGCAGGGCGGCCTCGCCCGTGGACTCGTACACGGTGCGGCCGAGCAGGATCCCGGACTCCTCGTCCACCCAGAAGCGCCCGGCGACGGTGCCGTCGGCCCGTAGGGCCACCACCATGCGGGCGGCGCGCCCGCCCATCTCGGCGGGGCCGGCGTCGGCCACCTCGTAGGTGTCCTCCAGCATGCCCAGCAGGCGGTCGTCGAGGGTGTCCAGGGCCGAGGAGTCGCCCACGGCGAACGTGTAGTCCTCGGCGGCTCCGTCCTCGGCGACGGGCGCCAGGGCGATGCCCTCCCCCGGTTGGTTGACGACCCGGATCCGCACGGCCCCGTCCTGCTCCCGCGGACCGCGCA
This region includes:
- a CDS encoding S1C family serine protease gives rise to the protein MSEDFGRPDHGGDPGRATPPQGGTPPDPVGPPVPPAGRPPTGAAPGFAAPPNTGSFPAPGTAGAPVPPPGHTNQPTNQPTNQPTGQQASQGRTASAAMGADGRPTGHQSAGGPHPGPQLPQPQPSGPGGPPPGPPPGPGGAHPGQPPGSYAAPSPRRRGVPAWMALSGLLVVALIAGGAGGVAGSYLARPAAPAAEAEDEGANLNEPPPEAPERDPDSIAGVAQRVSPSVVSIQSADSRIAGGGSGFVISGDHVVTNDHVSSVLQEDGIRIEYSDGTLSDATVVGSDPSSDLAVLALDSPKEDVEALEFGDSDLALVGDEVIAIGAPLGYAGTVTQGIISAVDRPVSSGEGPNASRFYAIQTDAAINPGNSGGPLVDSEGRVIGVNSMIVSMAGYMGESTGNIGLGFAIPANEAERVVNRLVDHGETTYADIGAEIDLESPIAGAVIAEGSQAVESGGPADVAGLRSGDVIVSLDGRRVQSGSELMAMLRDRTPGSEVDLEYERDGVRESTSITLGATAD
- a CDS encoding transcriptional regulator encodes the protein MSAEEPSSSPRAVPVTPLLAVSLCVLLLTAATHPASDAVPADGGDGGMPVLRSAAAAEDTVAYTAVRELRGPREQDGAVRIRVVNQPGEGIALAPVAEDGAAEDYTFAVGDSSALDTLDDRLLGMLEDTYEVADAGPAEMGGRAARMVVALRADGTVAGRFWVDEESGILLGRTVYESTGEAALRTRLSAIEFGEGHWPAGAVGGAPWGDALTGDEREELRGRGWVLPEYLTWDLRLMDARSTEHGRRRVVHLVYSDGLAQVSVFAQRGKLGTEHPTSLHNGYVGTGEGGSGVSPQHDTIFGGEVGQYQSMWQADGFVYTVLADAPAGLASSAVSALPGPKGSGFWARVQRGLSRLGFV